A window of Aerococcus urinae contains these coding sequences:
- the prmC gene encoding peptide chain release factor N(5)-glutamine methyltransferase: MKLPSNQLRFIEAQQWASSFLESNSKDPAIAYHLLLGMMDWDVTTWYRKQQHQMDPVTLKDYQEMLEKIVDEDMPYQYLLGEAWFYGYRFRVNEATLIPRFDTERLIDCVHTLRKSGQLEKQADVLDLGTGSGAIAVTLAKELPDLKLTAVDISSEALAVAKENAYFHQVTIEWIKGDMLKAVPQRRFDLIISNPPYISETEIDEMGEDVLKHEPKLALFAKDDGYYYYKQFARNIQSFMKTDGILLMECGSHQAAKIISLFKKSNPKAEVKSIKDYNGIDRIIYVQWKKDK; the protein is encoded by the coding sequence ATGAAACTACCATCTAATCAACTACGATTTATAGAAGCTCAGCAATGGGCTTCTTCTTTTTTGGAATCAAACAGTAAGGACCCAGCTATTGCCTACCATCTGTTATTAGGCATGATGGATTGGGATGTAACGACTTGGTATCGGAAGCAACAACATCAAATGGATCCAGTGACTTTGAAAGATTACCAGGAAATGTTGGAGAAAATCGTCGATGAGGATATGCCTTACCAGTATTTACTAGGGGAGGCATGGTTCTATGGCTATCGTTTTCGCGTGAATGAAGCTACTTTGATCCCTCGCTTTGATACGGAGCGTTTGATTGATTGTGTTCATACTTTAAGGAAAAGCGGCCAGTTAGAAAAGCAAGCCGATGTCTTAGATCTAGGGACAGGTTCAGGGGCAATTGCGGTGACCTTAGCTAAAGAATTGCCTGATTTGAAACTGACAGCTGTTGATATCTCTTCAGAAGCCCTAGCAGTCGCTAAGGAAAATGCCTATTTTCACCAAGTTACTATTGAGTGGATCAAGGGGGATATGTTGAAGGCGGTTCCTCAGCGGAGATTTGATTTGATTATTTCTAATCCACCCTATATCAGCGAGACTGAAATTGATGAAATGGGGGAGGACGTCTTAAAACATGAGCCGAAGTTAGCTCTCTTCGCTAAAGACGATGGTTATTACTACTATAAGCAATTCGCCCGAAATATCCAGTCCTTTATGAAGACAGACGGTATCCTATTAATGGAATGTGGAAGTCACCAAGCCGCTAAGATTATTAGTCTCTTTAAAAAGTCAAATCCTAAGGCTGAAGTGAAATCGATTAAAGATTATAATGGTATTGATCGAATAATCTATGTGCAATGGAAGAAGGATAAATAA
- the trhA gene encoding PAQR family membrane homeostasis protein TrhA yields MEKQQNLLFSNPQILNSRSYQVTSQIFSAISHGIGLLLALIGTGLLISKAFQFQELNRLMAYTIYGLSMINLYFFSTMYHALYFTKVAPVFRFFDHCSIYFLIAGSYTPFCLIALNNSLGWLIFFIEWLIVVLGLYCEIYKRQWLKKYSTYIYLSMGWLAVFIVYPIIQSVSLAGLLWLLAGGLFYSLGTSFYRFDHKYVYFHTIWHLFVLLGTACQFISIYFYV; encoded by the coding sequence ATGGAAAAACAACAAAACCTCTTGTTTTCAAATCCCCAGATATTGAATTCGCGGTCCTATCAAGTAACAAGTCAAATTTTTAGTGCGATTAGCCATGGCATCGGCTTACTGTTAGCCTTAATTGGTACGGGACTTTTAATTAGCAAAGCTTTCCAATTTCAAGAGCTTAACCGGCTAATGGCTTACACAATTTATGGCTTGTCGATGATTAACTTATATTTCTTCTCAACCATGTACCATGCTCTCTATTTCACCAAGGTAGCCCCAGTCTTCCGCTTTTTCGATCATTGTAGCATCTATTTCTTAATTGCTGGATCCTACACCCCCTTCTGTTTAATTGCTTTAAACAACTCCCTAGGATGGCTAATTTTCTTCATCGAGTGGTTGATTGTAGTCTTAGGCCTTTATTGTGAAATTTATAAGCGGCAATGGTTAAAAAAATACTCAACCTACATTTACCTAAGTATGGGATGGCTAGCTGTTTTTATTGTTTACCCAATCATCCAGTCGGTATCTCTGGCTGGCCTTCTCTGGCTTTTAGCCGGAGGACTTTTTTATTCGCTAGGAACTTCCTTCTATCGCTTCGATCATAAATATGTCTATTTCCATACAATTTGGCATCTATTCGTTCTATTAGGGACCGCCTGCCAATTTATATCGATTTATTTTTATGTTTAA
- the glyA gene encoding serine hydroxymethyltransferase, which yields MDEVFTLIDQERQRQENGIELIASENWVSKDVLAAQGSILTNKYAEGYPGKRYYGGCEVVDKIEQLAIDRARELFNAEFVNVQPYSGSGANMAVYDALLKAGDTVLGMNLTDGGHLTHGSPVNFSGRRYHFVSYGVDPESEQLDYSAIRQTALEAKPKMIVAGYSAYSRKLDFKAFRQIADEVGALLMVDMAHFAGLVAAGIHENPVNYADVVTTTTHKTLRGPRGAIILTNNPDYAKKINSRIFPGNQGGPLLHVIAAKAVAFQEALNPDFKDYMENVVINAQAMASEFTKAGIHVVSGGTDNHLIAFRVNDFDLTGKAVEEKLGQVHITVNKNTIPGETLPPTQCSGIRIGTPAITTRGFTADDCRLLAQLIVQVVKHFDDDQALAKVKEQVKQLTQKYPLSE from the coding sequence ATGGATGAAGTTTTTACCTTAATTGATCAAGAAAGACAACGCCAAGAAAATGGTATCGAGTTAATTGCTAGTGAAAACTGGGTATCCAAGGATGTTTTAGCCGCACAAGGGAGTATTTTAACCAATAAGTATGCGGAAGGTTATCCAGGAAAAAGATACTATGGCGGATGTGAGGTTGTTGATAAGATTGAACAATTAGCCATTGACCGCGCTAGGGAATTATTTAACGCTGAATTTGTGAATGTCCAGCCTTATTCCGGATCGGGAGCCAATATGGCCGTTTATGATGCCCTCCTAAAAGCAGGAGATACGGTTTTAGGAATGAATCTGACCGATGGCGGCCATTTGACCCATGGTTCTCCAGTGAATTTCTCTGGACGTCGCTACCATTTTGTTTCCTATGGTGTCGATCCCGAAAGCGAACAACTGGATTATTCCGCTATTCGCCAAACTGCCTTGGAGGCAAAGCCAAAAATGATTGTGGCAGGATATTCTGCTTACTCCAGAAAGTTAGACTTTAAAGCCTTTCGCCAAATAGCTGATGAAGTCGGGGCCCTTTTAATGGTCGATATGGCTCATTTTGCTGGTTTGGTAGCAGCTGGAATCCATGAAAATCCAGTTAACTATGCTGATGTAGTGACTACAACTACCCATAAAACCCTGAGAGGTCCCCGGGGAGCGATTATTCTAACCAATAATCCTGACTACGCTAAAAAAATTAATAGCCGAATTTTTCCTGGTAACCAAGGTGGTCCCTTACTCCATGTTATTGCTGCTAAGGCGGTCGCTTTTCAAGAGGCTTTAAATCCTGATTTTAAAGATTATATGGAAAACGTAGTGATCAATGCCCAGGCCATGGCTAGCGAATTTACTAAAGCTGGTATTCATGTGGTGTCTGGTGGAACGGATAACCACTTAATTGCTTTTAGAGTCAATGACTTTGACTTAACTGGTAAAGCAGTTGAAGAGAAGCTTGGTCAAGTCCATATCACGGTCAATAAGAACACCATTCCGGGTGAAACTTTGCCGCCAACCCAATGCAGTGGCATTCGTATTGGAACACCAGCGATAACGACACGTGGCTTTACAGCAGATGATTGTCGCTTGCTGGCACAATTGATTGTCCAAGTCGTCAAACATTTTGATGATGATCAAGCCCTTGCCAAGGTTAAGGAACAAGTTAAGCAATTGACCCAAAAATATCCGCTCAGTGAGTAA
- the upp gene encoding uracil phosphoribosyltransferase — protein sequence MNKEGLHIVNHPLVQHKLAILRDKDLGSKDFRELVDEITVFVGYEATRDLPLKEVEVETPITKTTQKMITGKKMAIVPILRAGLGMVDGILSLSPAAKVGHIGMYRDEETLEPHEYFFKMPSDIEERQVLVVDPMLATGGSAILAIEALMKRNVSPADIKFLCMVAAPEGVEALQAAHPEVEIYTAALDEKLNEDGYIVPGLGDAGDRLFGTL from the coding sequence ATGAACAAAGAAGGATTACATATTGTTAACCACCCCTTAGTACAACACAAATTAGCGATTTTACGCGATAAAGACTTAGGGAGTAAGGACTTTCGTGAATTGGTTGATGAAATCACGGTTTTTGTTGGTTATGAAGCGACACGTGACTTGCCATTAAAAGAAGTTGAAGTCGAAACCCCGATTACAAAAACGACTCAAAAAATGATTACTGGTAAAAAGATGGCCATTGTTCCTATTCTTCGGGCTGGCTTAGGGATGGTTGACGGAATCCTATCTTTGTCACCAGCCGCTAAAGTAGGCCATATTGGTATGTATCGTGATGAAGAAACTCTAGAACCACACGAGTATTTCTTTAAAATGCCTAGCGACATTGAAGAACGTCAAGTACTTGTTGTAGACCCCATGTTAGCAACAGGTGGATCAGCTATTCTAGCCATTGAGGCCTTGATGAAACGCAATGTTTCGCCTGCCGATATTAAGTTCTTATGTATGGTTGCTGCTCCTGAAGGGGTAGAAGCTTTACAAGCAGCTCATCCAGAAGTGGAAATTTATACAGCAGCTCTTGACGAAAAGCTCAATGAAGATGGCTATATTGTTCCTGGTTTAGGGGACGCTGGTGACCGCTTATTCGGTACCCTTTAA
- a CDS encoding ABC1 kinase family protein has translation MASSTHRLSEIIQVLANFGFGEVYQRSFKKLDIQESAKNLRQAFEALGPSFIKIGQILSTRNDLLSEPYILELQKLQHSAPPFPYQEAEQIIREELGENPEQCFAAFDKKALATGSIAQIHRAQLQSGQEVVVKIQRPQIKEQLISDIDLFIHVINKIPTIFTNIISDPVAILQEIRQQSLLEMDFLNEANNMRRFQNNHEKRSLICVPTYYEELTTHKVLVMDYIEGDSIGNVTKLKELGYDLNNIAEKLVYSFLYQVFEDGFYHADPHPGNILISQEKIYFIDLGMMGSLSSSDQKLLINLLEALAFKDIDELVRLLQIICKGPRITDQYSLYKDVQWLFDRYLTTGLEAIDIGEIFQEVMKTALKYKLTFPTKFVQLSKTVIILEGICESLNPEFDFMSIFMDFTFHHSLLEQSRLLNKDHLLRESTRLLRSGISLPQQANQALSEFIKGRTTINISMREIKKLTKELNQIINRIVTALILSAIIISSGFIVSQNNSHYAGNIALLFFVMGVVLGLYLLYSFVRSRKK, from the coding sequence ATGGCAAGTAGTACACATCGCTTAAGTGAAATTATTCAAGTTTTAGCTAACTTTGGTTTTGGAGAAGTTTACCAGCGTAGTTTTAAAAAACTGGATATCCAGGAAAGTGCCAAAAATTTAAGACAGGCTTTTGAAGCCTTGGGGCCTTCTTTTATTAAAATCGGTCAAATACTCTCCACTCGAAATGACCTCCTCTCTGAGCCTTACATCTTGGAATTGCAAAAGCTCCAACACTCTGCCCCTCCCTTTCCCTATCAAGAGGCCGAGCAAATTATTAGAGAAGAATTGGGAGAAAATCCTGAACAGTGCTTCGCTGCTTTTGATAAAAAAGCCCTGGCTACTGGATCTATTGCCCAAATCCACCGGGCCCAATTACAAAGTGGGCAAGAAGTCGTGGTTAAAATCCAACGCCCCCAGATCAAAGAACAATTAATCTCTGATATTGATTTATTTATTCATGTCATCAATAAAATTCCTACTATTTTCACCAATATTATCTCTGACCCCGTGGCTATTCTCCAGGAAATTCGTCAGCAAAGTCTCTTAGAAATGGATTTCTTAAATGAAGCGAATAACATGCGGCGTTTTCAAAACAATCATGAAAAGCGTTCCCTAATCTGCGTGCCTACTTATTATGAGGAGTTAACCACTCATAAAGTATTAGTAATGGATTATATTGAGGGGGATTCTATTGGCAATGTTACAAAACTAAAAGAATTGGGCTATGACTTGAATAATATCGCCGAAAAGCTGGTCTATTCTTTTCTTTACCAAGTATTTGAGGATGGTTTTTACCATGCTGACCCCCATCCTGGAAACATTCTCATTAGCCAAGAAAAAATTTATTTTATTGATCTAGGCATGATGGGATCACTCTCCTCTTCTGATCAAAAGTTATTAATTAATTTATTAGAGGCCCTGGCTTTTAAGGATATTGATGAATTAGTCCGCCTCCTCCAAATCATTTGTAAAGGGCCGCGGATTACTGACCAATATAGCCTGTATAAGGATGTTCAGTGGTTATTTGATCGCTACCTTACCACCGGCTTGGAGGCTATCGATATCGGCGAAATCTTCCAAGAAGTGATGAAAACAGCTTTGAAATATAAGCTAACCTTTCCCACCAAATTCGTCCAGCTAAGTAAAACCGTGATTATCCTTGAAGGCATCTGCGAATCCTTGAATCCTGAATTTGACTTTATGTCCATTTTTATGGATTTTACCTTCCACCACTCCTTATTAGAACAAAGTCGTTTACTAAACAAGGATCACTTGCTCCGGGAATCAACTCGTTTATTGCGATCGGGTATTTCTCTCCCCCAGCAAGCTAATCAGGCCCTCTCGGAATTCATTAAGGGCCGTACGACAATAAATATTTCTATGCGAGAAATTAAAAAGTTAACCAAAGAACTTAATCAGATCATTAATCGGATTGTTACAGCCCTCATTCTGTCAGCGATAATCATCTCATCTGGCTTTATTGTTTCCCAAAACAATAGCCACTATGCTGGCAATATTGCCCTACTATTCTTTGTCATGGGAGTAGTCCTTGGGCTCTATCTGCTCTATTCCTTTGTTCGTTCAAGAAAAAAATAA
- a CDS encoding DNA-directed RNA polymerase subunit beta, whose product MNKELLVSRFQNLFKWLLICLLGMVLLFLIGLLLGYGISSDHQLFNVFNQEVWSHLYAFFQ is encoded by the coding sequence ATGAATAAGGAGCTTTTAGTTAGTCGATTTCAAAACCTTTTTAAGTGGTTGCTGATTTGCCTCTTAGGAATGGTCCTTTTATTTTTAATTGGATTATTACTTGGCTATGGTATTAGTAGTGACCACCAGCTATTTAACGTCTTTAACCAAGAAGTTTGGAGCCATTTATACGCTTTCTTTCAATAA
- a CDS encoding L-threonylcarbamoyladenylate synthase, which produces MITKRFTFGQTAQAAEYLKQGQLVAFPTETVFGLGAIANNERAVASVYQAKGRPSDNPLIVHVCHKKDLFRYSNIANEAQAAIAKKLTDQFWPGPLTLIVPTKAGIFGPTVTGGLNTVGIRMPDHDFTLAVIRETGFPIVGPSANLSGKPSPTTVDHVLHDFDGKIAGVLDSQPTHIGVESTVLDISNPEELAILRPGAITLKDLRNALPNQRIIDATQQIAEDSKEHPKAPGMKYRHYSPHQEVIAISPAKLLELIDSKQGLCPESAVIASDDILSHLDADLPTFSLGANEATATQLLFAGLRAFDDNDQIKRLYVELLADTEVNTAYRNRLLKAASKKIES; this is translated from the coding sequence ATGATTACCAAGCGCTTTACATTTGGGCAGACTGCTCAGGCAGCAGAATATTTAAAACAAGGCCAATTGGTTGCCTTCCCTACGGAAACAGTCTTTGGTTTGGGGGCGATTGCGAATAATGAAAGGGCAGTTGCTTCTGTTTATCAGGCTAAGGGGCGTCCAAGTGATAACCCCCTGATTGTTCATGTATGCCATAAAAAAGATTTGTTTCGTTATTCCAATATAGCCAACGAAGCTCAAGCTGCAATTGCAAAAAAACTGACTGATCAATTCTGGCCGGGGCCCTTGACCTTGATTGTTCCGACTAAGGCTGGAATTTTTGGTCCAACCGTTACTGGGGGATTAAATACAGTGGGTATCCGCATGCCCGACCACGACTTCACTTTAGCAGTCATTAGAGAAACAGGTTTTCCGATTGTGGGGCCATCTGCTAATTTATCAGGCAAACCGAGTCCAACGACGGTTGACCATGTTTTACATGATTTTGATGGTAAAATCGCGGGAGTATTAGATAGTCAACCTACCCATATTGGGGTTGAATCGACGGTGTTAGATATTAGTAATCCAGAAGAATTGGCTATTTTAAGACCAGGTGCGATCACCTTGAAAGACTTACGGAATGCCTTACCGAATCAAAGAATTATCGATGCCACCCAGCAAATTGCTGAAGATTCTAAGGAACACCCCAAGGCACCTGGAATGAAATATCGCCACTATAGCCCCCACCAAGAAGTTATTGCCATCAGCCCTGCTAAGCTTCTTGAACTTATTGATTCTAAGCAGGGGTTATGTCCTGAGAGTGCGGTGATCGCTAGTGATGATATCTTAAGTCACTTAGATGCTGACCTGCCTACTTTTAGTTTAGGGGCTAATGAAGCAACAGCCACCCAGCTTTTATTCGCGGGTTTACGGGCTTTTGATGATAATGATCAAATTAAAAGACTCTACGTTGAATTATTGGCGGATACAGAGGTTAACACCGCCTATCGTAATCGTTTACTAAAAGCTGCAAGTAAAAAGATAGAATCGTAA
- a CDS encoding YcjF family protein, giving the protein MAFNPKNFDFSLADDLLNQAGDTINEMEKIEILVVGKTGVGKSTLINNIFREELAKTGVGKPITQHIQKLSKEDMPINLYDSRGLELSKEVQKQIKEEINALQADLTKEGSHLHAAYYCINANSQRIEEMEIDLIEQLADHMPVIVVLTQSIGEAGDTMKAYIESLNLPIQGVIPVMAADYRINDQVTIEAFGLEDLLNLTFLVIPENVHPAFTNAQRIDIKRKAKAARRWAKKSVAMTFGVGFSPIPFSDATLLVPIQITMLARITAIFGISMQSKQVISILGAVIGTGGATYIGRTIASNLVKFIPGLGSALGGLISGSTAAMVTTALAMSYIEVLTIIAESEAKGEEISLESLNKLMKTHFRKRLRRGKKDKDFQDVEDMKD; this is encoded by the coding sequence ATGGCATTTAATCCTAAAAACTTTGATTTTTCACTCGCAGACGATTTACTTAACCAGGCCGGCGATACTATTAATGAAATGGAAAAAATTGAAATTCTCGTCGTTGGAAAAACTGGTGTGGGTAAAAGTACTTTAATTAATAATATCTTTCGAGAAGAACTGGCTAAAACGGGGGTAGGAAAACCCATCACCCAACATATTCAAAAGCTTAGTAAAGAAGACATGCCCATCAATTTATATGATAGTCGGGGACTAGAGCTTTCAAAAGAAGTGCAAAAGCAAATTAAAGAAGAAATTAATGCTTTACAAGCTGATCTCACTAAAGAGGGCAGTCATTTGCACGCAGCTTATTACTGTATCAATGCGAATTCTCAACGGATTGAAGAAATGGAAATTGACTTGATTGAGCAGCTCGCTGACCATATGCCAGTTATTGTCGTTTTGACCCAATCAATTGGTGAAGCGGGTGATACCATGAAGGCTTATATTGAAAGTCTTAATTTACCTATCCAGGGTGTCATTCCAGTCATGGCAGCCGATTACAGAATTAATGACCAAGTCACTATTGAAGCTTTCGGCTTGGAAGACTTACTTAATTTAACTTTCTTAGTTATTCCAGAAAACGTTCATCCCGCTTTTACCAATGCTCAACGGATTGATATTAAACGGAAGGCCAAGGCTGCTCGCCGTTGGGCAAAAAAGTCAGTAGCCATGACTTTTGGAGTCGGTTTTTCCCCGATCCCTTTCTCTGACGCCACTTTGCTCGTGCCAATTCAAATTACTATGCTAGCTAGGATAACAGCTATTTTCGGCATCTCTATGCAAAGTAAGCAAGTCATTAGTATCCTAGGGGCAGTGATCGGGACTGGTGGGGCGACTTATATCGGTCGAACCATTGCATCAAATTTGGTGAAGTTTATTCCAGGTTTAGGATCTGCCTTAGGGGGTCTTATCTCGGGTTCGACTGCTGCTATGGTGACGACTGCCTTAGCTATGTCCTATATTGAAGTATTAACCATTATTGCAGAATCGGAGGCTAAGGGCGAAGAAATTTCCCTTGAAAGTCTTAATAAACTAATGAAAACGCACTTTAGAAAACGCCTAAGACGCGGGAAGAAGGATAAAGACTTTCAAGATGTCGAAGACATGAAAGATTAA
- the rnjA gene encoding ribonuclease J1 codes for MSFEVKDNEVYVFAIGGLGEIGKNMYVVQYQDEIIIMDNGVKFPDDELLGIDYVISDYSYLIENKDKVKGIFVSHGHEDHIGGIPWLLKQVNFPIYADQLALALIRGKLEEHGLLGDAILHEIDDESVINFDKTSVSFFTVNHSIPGAKGILVKTPVGAVAFTGDYKFDFTPIGKHADLHKMARIGDEGLLLLLADSTNSEVPGWTMSEHYVSNSLKDIMTPIEGRIIFASFASNISRLSEAIEIAVNTGRKIAVFGRSMENAFRNAQEIGYFNIPEGTFIESKEINDYPDNEIMIMCTGSQGEPLAALSRIANGTHRQVTLHPTDTVVFSSSPIPGNLSSVNNLINKLLESGAEVVHGKINNVHTSGHASQEQQKLLLRLMKPKFFMPVHGEYRMLCVHGETAQAVGVPEENVIIHDNGQVAALTQDSWREAGKVPADAVYVDGKGIGDIGNIVLRDRHNLSEDGIVIVVVTVNFENNELVAGPDIVSRGFIYMRESGDLIKDAQKVVQTTVIGHLNSGKEVNEKILRDSIQNALYPFLHKRTKRNPMILPVIMPV; via the coding sequence ATGAGTTTTGAAGTAAAAGATAATGAAGTTTATGTCTTTGCCATTGGTGGTCTTGGCGAAATTGGGAAAAATATGTACGTAGTCCAATACCAAGACGAAATCATTATTATGGATAATGGGGTTAAATTTCCTGACGATGAATTACTTGGCATCGATTATGTAATTTCAGACTATAGCTACCTCATTGAGAATAAAGATAAGGTAAAAGGAATCTTTGTATCCCATGGCCACGAAGACCATATTGGTGGAATTCCATGGTTATTAAAACAAGTGAATTTTCCTATTTATGCTGATCAATTAGCACTGGCTTTAATTCGAGGTAAATTAGAAGAACATGGTTTATTAGGTGACGCGATTTTACATGAAATCGATGACGAATCTGTCATTAATTTTGATAAAACATCCGTTTCATTCTTCACAGTAAACCACTCAATTCCTGGCGCCAAGGGAATTTTAGTTAAGACTCCCGTTGGAGCAGTTGCTTTCACAGGAGACTATAAATTCGATTTTACTCCAATTGGTAAGCATGCAGACTTGCACAAAATGGCTCGTATCGGTGATGAGGGGCTCTTACTCTTATTAGCCGATTCAACCAACTCTGAAGTTCCTGGTTGGACCATGTCTGAGCACTATGTGTCCAATTCATTAAAAGATATTATGACGCCAATCGAAGGCAGAATCATTTTTGCTTCCTTTGCTTCTAATATCTCCAGGTTAAGTGAAGCCATAGAAATAGCAGTCAACACTGGCAGAAAAATCGCTGTTTTTGGGCGCTCAATGGAGAACGCCTTCCGCAATGCCCAAGAAATTGGCTATTTTAATATTCCAGAAGGTACCTTCATTGAATCAAAAGAAATTAACGACTATCCGGATAACGAGATCATGATTATGTGTACAGGGTCTCAAGGGGAACCACTAGCTGCCCTAAGTCGGATTGCTAATGGCACCCACCGTCAAGTGACCTTACACCCAACAGATACCGTCGTATTTTCTTCTTCCCCAATACCTGGTAACTTATCCAGTGTCAATAACCTGATTAATAAGTTACTAGAATCTGGAGCTGAAGTGGTTCACGGTAAGATTAATAACGTCCACACCTCTGGACACGCTAGTCAAGAACAGCAAAAGCTATTACTTCGCTTGATGAAACCAAAATTCTTTATGCCTGTTCATGGGGAGTACCGCATGCTTTGTGTTCATGGTGAAACCGCCCAAGCTGTTGGTGTACCTGAAGAAAATGTCATCATCCATGATAATGGACAAGTTGCTGCCCTAACCCAAGACTCCTGGCGAGAAGCTGGTAAGGTACCTGCTGATGCTGTCTATGTTGATGGTAAGGGGATCGGTGATATCGGTAATATTGTCCTCCGTGACCGGCATAATCTTTCCGAGGATGGTATCGTTATCGTTGTCGTTACCGTCAACTTTGAAAATAACGAATTAGTTGCAGGTCCTGACATTGTCTCACGTGGATTTATTTATATGCGTGAATCTGGCGACTTAATTAAAGATGCCCAAAAGGTTGTTCAAACGACGGTTATTGGTCATCTCAACTCAGGAAAGGAAGTCAATGAGAAGATACTCCGTGATAGTATTCAAAATGCTCTCTATCCTTTCCTACACAAGCGTACCAAACGTAATCCAATGATTCTACCTGTTATCATGCCGGTTTAA
- a CDS encoding DNA-dependent RNA polymerase subunit epsilon, whose translation MIFKVTYQEKANEAPVREKTQALYIESDSIIDVRQQLRENTPYLVEHIQALDEAHLAYEQKSPDFHLTEFDK comes from the coding sequence ATGATATTTAAGGTGACTTATCAAGAAAAAGCTAACGAAGCACCTGTTCGTGAAAAAACTCAAGCACTCTATATCGAGTCCGATAGCATTATCGATGTACGCCAACAATTACGAGAAAATACCCCTTATCTCGTTGAACACATCCAAGCATTAGATGAAGCCCATCTGGCCTATGAACAAAAAAGCCCAGATTTTCATCTTACGGAGTTTGATAAATAA
- the murA gene encoding UDP-N-acetylglucosamine 1-carboxyvinyltransferase, with product METMVVKGGQRLEGTVQVDGAKNTVLPILAATLLAEEGKSVIENCPLFSDVYLMNKVLDYLDAQVDFDEAAGVITVDASGAIQSEAPFEFVSKMRASVVVMGPLLARLGCVKVAMPGGCAIGSRPIDLHIKGFEALGAKVTTENGYIEARCDELVGTDIYLDFPSVGATENIMMAATLAKGDTILENVAKEPEIVDLANFLNRMGARISGAGTDIIRIRGVESLHGTKHAVIHDRIEAGTFMVAAAVTGGNVLVKDAVAEHNLPLISKLKEMGVQIEEEMEGIRVIGPKKLKATNIKTMPYPGFPTDMQAQFSIAQAIAHGSSKLEETVFENRFMHLEELRRMNVSFNITSDTATIDGPNHLQGAAVVATDLRAAAALIIAGLVAEGITKVSKLEYLDRGYANFDKKLQALGAKVIRLDLDKYSQEEIESRLDEVGS from the coding sequence ATGGAAACGATGGTCGTTAAAGGCGGTCAGCGCTTAGAAGGAACTGTACAAGTCGATGGAGCCAAAAACACGGTGCTTCCTATTTTGGCTGCGACATTATTAGCTGAAGAAGGAAAAAGTGTTATTGAAAATTGCCCTTTATTTTCTGATGTCTATTTGATGAATAAGGTTTTAGATTACCTTGATGCGCAAGTGGACTTCGATGAAGCAGCCGGAGTGATAACAGTGGATGCTAGTGGGGCTATCCAAAGTGAAGCGCCTTTTGAATTTGTCAGTAAGATGCGCGCCAGTGTCGTCGTTATGGGACCTTTATTAGCTCGCTTAGGTTGTGTCAAAGTGGCCATGCCAGGTGGTTGTGCTATTGGCTCACGGCCCATTGACTTACACATTAAGGGCTTTGAGGCCCTGGGAGCTAAGGTGACGACCGAAAATGGTTATATTGAGGCTCGTTGTGATGAATTAGTCGGGACCGATATTTATCTGGACTTCCCTAGTGTAGGAGCAACTGAAAATATTATGATGGCGGCAACTTTAGCCAAAGGGGACACCATTTTAGAAAATGTTGCCAAGGAACCTGAAATTGTTGACTTGGCTAATTTCCTCAACCGTATGGGAGCAAGGATTTCTGGTGCTGGTACCGATATTATTCGGATCCGCGGCGTGGAATCCTTGCATGGAACCAAGCATGCCGTTATCCATGATCGTATTGAGGCTGGGACATTTATGGTGGCTGCAGCAGTCACTGGGGGCAATGTCCTGGTTAAAGACGCGGTAGCAGAACATAATCTCCCTTTAATCTCTAAATTAAAGGAAATGGGTGTTCAAATTGAAGAAGAAATGGAAGGGATACGGGTTATTGGCCCGAAAAAATTAAAGGCCACAAATATAAAAACCATGCCTTATCCCGGTTTCCCTACAGATATGCAGGCTCAATTTAGCATTGCCCAAGCCATCGCCCATGGAAGCTCAAAATTAGAAGAGACCGTTTTTGAAAATCGTTTTATGCACTTAGAAGAATTAAGACGGATGAACGTTTCTTTTAATATTACCAGTGATACCGCGACGATTGATGGGCCTAACCACTTACAGGGGGCAGCAGTTGTGGCAACTGATTTACGTGCAGCAGCAGCTCTTATTATTGCTGGTTTAGTGGCAGAAGGCATTACTAAAGTAAGTAAACTAGAGTATCTCGACCGTGGCTACGCTAATTTTGATAAAAAATTGCAAGCTTTGGGAGCTAAGGTGATTCGGCTTGATCTTGATAAATATAGTCAGGAAGAAATTGAAAGCCGCTTAGATGAGGTTGGATCATGA